A window of Streptomyces gilvosporeus contains these coding sequences:
- the hisI gene encoding phosphoribosyl-AMP cyclohydrolase, translated as MNTASALDPALAARLKRGADGLFPAIAQQYDTGEVLMMGWMDDEALHRTLTTGRATYWSRSRQEYWVKGDTSGHVQYVKSVALDCDADTVLVKVDQVGAACHTGARTCFDADVLLRQD; from the coding sequence ATGAACACCGCCTCCGCCCTGGACCCCGCCCTCGCCGCCCGCCTCAAGCGCGGTGCCGACGGCCTGTTCCCCGCCATCGCCCAGCAGTACGACACCGGCGAGGTGCTGATGATGGGGTGGATGGACGACGAGGCGCTGCACCGCACGCTGACCACCGGGCGGGCCACCTACTGGTCCCGCAGCCGCCAGGAGTACTGGGTCAAGGGCGACACCTCCGGCCATGTGCAGTATGTGAAGTCGGTGGCCCTGGACTGCGACGCCGACACCGTCCTGGTCAAGGTCGACCAGGTCGGCGCGGCCTGCCACACCGGCGCCCGCACCTGCTTCGACGCGGATGTCCTCCTCCGGCAGGACTGA
- a CDS encoding TIGR02234 family membrane protein has translation MEAVPQPRTDAAPADEPAPEPAAAPPASGGRRSLAAALLSGAAGAGLTLLATGRTWATGSAVLAQGTLPDSVTGSDVTGVPGALAVVGLAALVAVFAVRRAGRIAVAALLALSGLGTVVAAVLGLSDTAALRDKASTAVGVAGTDVHHVTHTLWPWVTAAGGALLLIAGLLALLRGRHWPAMSGKYERTPGGARGPRRAQPPADPDRPEEIWKSLDRGEDPTR, from the coding sequence GTGGAAGCCGTACCCCAGCCCCGTACCGACGCCGCGCCCGCGGACGAGCCCGCGCCCGAGCCCGCGGCGGCCCCGCCCGCGTCCGGCGGCAGGCGCAGCCTGGCCGCGGCGCTGCTGTCCGGTGCGGCCGGCGCCGGGCTGACGCTGCTCGCCACCGGCCGGACCTGGGCCACCGGCTCCGCGGTCCTCGCCCAGGGCACGCTGCCCGACAGCGTGACCGGCAGCGATGTCACCGGCGTGCCCGGTGCGCTCGCCGTCGTCGGCCTCGCCGCCCTGGTGGCCGTCTTCGCGGTGCGCCGGGCCGGCCGGATCGCGGTCGCCGCCCTGCTCGCCCTCAGCGGCCTGGGCACCGTGGTCGCCGCCGTGCTCGGCCTCTCCGACACCGCGGCGCTGCGCGACAAGGCGTCCACCGCGGTCGGTGTGGCCGGCACCGATGTGCATCACGTCACGCACACCCTGTGGCCCTGGGTGACCGCGGCCGGCGGCGCGCTGCTCCTGATCGCCGGGCTGCTCGCCCTGCTCCGCGGCCGCCACTGGCCCGCGATGTCGGGGAAGTACGAGCGCACACCGGGCGGCGCCCGCGGCCCCCGGCGCGCGCAGCCGCCCGCGGACCCGGACCGTCCGGAGGAGATCTGGAAGTCCCTGGACCGAGGCGAGGACCCCACCCGGTAA
- a CDS encoding anthranilate synthase component I, with amino-acid sequence MTTGTTGTATPDLDTFRALAKDRRVIPVTRRLLADGDTPVGLYRKLAAERPGTFLLESAENGRTWSRYSFIGVRSAATLTTRDGRAHWLGTPPVGVPVDGDPLAVLRATVEALHTPHDLVEGAGLPPFTGGMVGYLGYDIVRRLEKIGDSTRDDLRLPELTMLLTSDLAVLDHWNGTVLLIANAINHNDLETGVDEAYADAVARLDAMAYDLARPAPASAAALPPSEVPPYSAEWGGPAFQEAVEDIKERIRAGEAFQVVPSQRFETPCTASALDVYRVLRATNPSPYMYLFRFEGEDGGAFDVVGSSPEALVKVEDGRAMVHPIAGTRPRGATVQEDQALADELMADPKERAEHLMLVDLGRNDLGRVCEPGSVEVVDFMSVERYSHVMHIVSTVTGTVAKGRTAFDVLTACFPAGTLSGAPKPRAMQIIEELEPTKRGLYGGCVGYLDFAGDSDTAIAIRTALLRGGTAYVQAGAGIVADSDPLAEDTECRNKAAAVLRAVHTANHLGK; translated from the coding sequence ATGACCACGGGAACCACCGGCACCGCCACTCCGGACCTCGACACCTTCCGCGCCCTCGCCAAGGACCGCCGGGTCATCCCCGTCACCCGGCGCCTGCTCGCCGACGGCGACACCCCGGTGGGGCTCTACCGCAAACTCGCCGCTGAACGGCCCGGCACCTTCCTGCTCGAATCCGCCGAGAACGGCCGTACGTGGTCGCGGTACTCGTTCATCGGCGTCCGCAGCGCCGCCACCCTCACCACGCGTGACGGCCGCGCCCACTGGCTGGGCACCCCGCCCGTCGGCGTGCCTGTCGACGGCGATCCGCTGGCCGTGCTGCGGGCCACCGTCGAGGCGCTGCACACCCCGCACGATCTGGTCGAGGGCGCGGGCCTGCCGCCGTTTACCGGCGGGATGGTCGGCTACCTCGGCTACGACATCGTGCGCCGCCTGGAGAAGATCGGCGACAGTACCCGCGACGATCTGCGGCTGCCCGAGCTGACCATGTTGCTCACCTCCGATCTCGCGGTCCTCGACCACTGGAACGGCACGGTGCTGCTGATCGCCAACGCGATCAACCACAATGATCTGGAGACCGGGGTCGACGAGGCGTACGCGGATGCCGTGGCCCGTCTGGATGCCATGGCCTACGACCTGGCCCGGCCCGCGCCCGCCAGCGCCGCCGCGCTGCCGCCGTCCGAGGTGCCGCCGTACAGCGCCGAGTGGGGCGGGCCCGCCTTCCAGGAGGCCGTCGAGGACATCAAGGAGCGCATCCGGGCCGGCGAGGCGTTCCAGGTGGTGCCCTCGCAGCGGTTCGAAACGCCGTGTACGGCGAGTGCGTTGGATGTCTACCGGGTGCTGCGGGCCACCAACCCCAGCCCGTACATGTACCTCTTCCGGTTCGAGGGCGAGGACGGTGGGGCCTTCGACGTGGTGGGGTCCAGCCCCGAGGCGCTGGTGAAGGTCGAGGACGGCCGGGCGATGGTGCATCCGATCGCCGGCACCCGGCCGCGCGGTGCGACCGTCCAGGAGGACCAGGCCCTCGCCGACGAGCTGATGGCCGACCCCAAGGAGCGCGCCGAGCATCTGATGCTGGTCGACCTGGGCCGCAACGACCTGGGCCGGGTCTGCGAGCCGGGCAGCGTCGAGGTCGTCGACTTCATGTCCGTCGAGCGCTACAGCCATGTCATGCACATCGTCTCGACGGTGACGGGCACGGTCGCCAAGGGCCGTACCGCCTTCGACGTGCTGACGGCCTGCTTCCCGGCGGGCACCCTCTCCGGTGCGCCCAAGCCGCGTGCCATGCAGATCATCGAGGAGCTGGAGCCGACCAAACGCGGGCTGTACGGCGGCTGCGTCGGCTATCTCGACTTCGCCGGGGACTCCGACACCGCCATCGCGATCCGTACGGCGCTGCTGCGGGGCGGCACCGCCTACGTCCAGGCGGGCGCCGGGATCGTCGCCGACTCCGACCCGCTGGCCGAGGACACCGAGTGCCGTAACAAGGCGGCGGCGGTGCTGCGAGCGGTGCACACGGCCAATCACCTGGGGAAGTAG
- a CDS encoding HGxxPAAW family protein — protein sequence MSSSGHGHTPAAWTGVIISFIGFCVAGAFMVLENVPGMVAGFVLIGLGAVAGGIMHMAGMGSVPKGAASPVAAAKARPQEG from the coding sequence ATGTCGAGCAGTGGCCACGGACACACCCCCGCCGCCTGGACCGGCGTCATCATCTCGTTCATCGGCTTCTGCGTCGCCGGAGCCTTCATGGTCCTGGAGAACGTGCCCGGCATGGTCGCCGGCTTCGTCCTGATCGGCCTCGGCGCGGTGGCCGGCGGCATCATGCACATGGCCGGTATGGGCTCGGTGCCCAAGGGCGCCGCCAGCCCCGTCGCCGCCGCCAAGGCCCGCCCGCAGGAGGGCTGA
- a CDS encoding TIGR03085 family metal-binding protein: MSTHAKRERLLLADLLESAGPEAPTLCANWTTRDLAAHVVVRERRADAAGGLLLKSLEARLERVQAEFAAKPYDELIHLIRTGPPRMSPFALKQIDEASNTVEFFVHAEDVRRAQPDWSPRELDPVFADALWSRIERMARVLGRKSPVGVVLRRPDGQTAVAHRGTPVVTVTGSPAELTMFAFGRQAQADVELDGEKEAVERLLTASLGV; this comes from the coding sequence ATGTCGACCCATGCGAAGCGTGAACGGCTGCTGCTCGCCGATCTGTTGGAAAGCGCGGGCCCCGAGGCGCCGACCCTGTGCGCGAACTGGACCACGCGGGACCTGGCCGCGCATGTGGTCGTCCGCGAGCGGCGCGCGGATGCGGCCGGCGGGCTCCTCCTCAAGTCACTGGAGGCGCGCCTGGAACGCGTGCAGGCGGAATTCGCCGCCAAGCCCTACGACGAACTGATCCATCTGATCCGCACCGGCCCGCCCCGGATGTCCCCGTTCGCCCTCAAGCAGATCGACGAGGCGTCCAACACGGTGGAGTTCTTCGTCCACGCCGAGGACGTACGACGCGCCCAGCCGGACTGGAGCCCGCGGGAACTGGACCCCGTCTTCGCCGACGCCCTGTGGTCCCGCATCGAACGCATGGCCCGCGTCCTGGGCCGCAAGTCGCCGGTAGGCGTCGTCCTCCGCCGTCCCGACGGCCAGACCGCGGTGGCCCACCGCGGCACCCCCGTCGTCACCGTCACCGGCTCCCCGGCCGAACTCACCATGTTCGCCTTCGGCCGGCAGGCCCAGGCCGACGTCGAACTGGACGGCGAGAAGGAGGCCGTGGAGAGGCTCCTGACGGCCTCGCTGGGCGTTTAG